TGTTGGGTTGTCCTGTAATATTCGTTCGCTGGATGATGGTGGCTATATTAAAGTATTTGAGATAATGTAGGGTCTACCTTCACGAGCCTTGCATGTGTTTGGCCCCTTTCTAGCTGATTCTTTTCCGTAGAGGTTGAATGAGAAATTCAAACAGCAGCTTTGTTTTTCCATCAATGATGTGAGGTGATGTAAGGTGAGGTGATTCCACTAATAATTTTCAAGAAAGTAATTCAATCCTTTCAAAGATGTCGTCAGATTGTATGTAGCCCATCGAATTCAGGCTTTCCACTCTCCTCAAATCCAAGAAAAGGCCATGGCTGCGAGTGCGCTGACTTGTGTCTACACTCAATCCCTTCGATTACAGGATCTCCGACAGATCCACATCTATAGTCTCATGACCGTTCAGTGTATTTCCTGCGGAGAAGGCGACATGCATGTGACTATATCTGGCCGACCTGCCTCAGGGATGAGTCAAACATTGCTTCTTCCGGAAAGGCGATTGAAGCTGTAATACCTCGTCTGGGTATGCATAGCCCAGGTAGTTACAGACAAAAGTGCAGAATGATTAATAACTTATATTACATCAACATAATCTTAAGTATTAGGAATTCCGAATGATGTCTACCACACATCACTGTCACTATCTTTCTATGGCCTAATTCATTACGGACCCTCACTACGTCAGGATCCTACATTTCAAGAATGTGGCCCATCCCACCAATATCGTGTCACCGGAAATTTGACATGCCGATTTCAACGCCACTTTTTCAACCAAAAACAGCGATTTTTAAGTCTTTAGGAGCACCTAGATGACGTACATTAGCGTACGTCTCTGTACAGCCATGTAAATAATTCCAAAGTCCCGGTACCCCATGTACAAGCCACTCTCTCTTTGTAATCCTAGTGCAAAATCATACTTCCAATGCAGTTTCAATTTTACAAGAGCGCAAATCTGATCACTAGTCTGTCATGATTACTTCATATAGTGGAGGTTAGATAGGGCAGATCATGGCGATTAACCTAGTTGAACTTCGTGATCCTTGCGCGTCATGTATATAATGAGATTCGCGAAGGTAGACTGAAATCTCGACATTTCCCTTCGTATCGGATCGCTTCAAATATATTTAGTTGAGAAGTTTCACTCAGCAGCCAATGCTGGGGTGGGCCATATTGTTGAACTTTAGGACCCACACGCAGTGTGGGTCCGTAATAAAGGTTATCTATGTATAGGGCTGATTATACGCAGATATACGGTATTTCGACTTGCTCGCTCAGTGATCGGTTGGAAATCACAAAGGAGGTGCGAAGAAGGGATCCCCGGCATGAGCAAGCAAAACGGTCTAACGAATAAAAGCCAACGTATTTCAGCCTAGATCATGGATTTAAGACCATGTGACCGGAAGTTTACCTGACGCATATATGTGTATTCTGGTTCGCCGATCATCACAGGATCGAGATTTGGGTACCTACGCAGCCCATGCACAAGCCTTATCGACCCCGCGGATGATAGATCAAGGCCTAGCAAGTAATTTGGGTACATGAAACAATCTCAAACTTGGCTGGATCAGGCCTCACGAAAGTTTTGGCAGGTCCATCTATATTTTTGAGCTGCATATAGCAAAGGAAAGGTATACACGAGGACAGTAAAGAAATAGTTTACCTCCCTCACGCCAAACTATCTTTCGTATCTTCCCTTCCTATACGTATAATTTGATGAAAAGTAATTGAGTGAGGCTAGATGCTCAAAATCTGCATTCTGCGACCTTTGGATTATATCGAACTTCGAAATTTCTGGTAAGGGTTTGGGATTTACTACTTTGATTCTGAAGCAGGGAATTATTCAAGTAATCAATGACTGATGTTATAAGCCGGGACTTAAAATGGAATTCACTATTTCACTAACACCTGGATTTCCGTGTACTTCCCAAGTATTCACAAAAAGCTAAAGACGGGGAAATTGCTACCCAGAGAGCAATATTTTGGCCAATCGGATGCATAGTCCCACAGTTGACATTCCATTTTCTTGCTTCCTTCCAGCTTGACTGCAACTAACCTAATGCCTCCAGAATGTGTCTAGGCAAAACCTAGCTCTCTCGCGGGGCTGCTACTTGTGGATCTACTAGCGTCTGCATGAGGGGAGCAGCGGCGATTCTGAAACTAATAGGAACCGGAAATGTAGATTGATCTCAACTAGGATAGTGTCTGCATCGCATTGTGAAGCAGATCGACCGCCTCTCCATTGCGAATAGCCGTGTAAATTTTTGTAATGTTCGTCCCAATGGTCTTCTTCACCGGGTCATCCTTGCCGTCTCTCGCGAAACCAGGGTGATCAACCAGACCCTGGTGCAGTGGAACTTGCAGCGTCTGACGAACCCAGTTATATATCTCCTTGGTCATTGCTGCCAAATATTTTGGTGTAGATTGCCGATCCAGAAAATGGCTGCGAGTCTTTCGGTCGACTTGGGACAATATCGATACTGTAGTAGTTCTCCACTTCAATATTGCCGAACTGAAGGAGGTGGCCAACGTGGTCATGGAAAGGTGATCGAAAATAAAATGTGTGATGTCTTTGGCAACCTCTTCATACCGAATTTTCGGGGCGACTTGGGTGTTTCTGTGCCAGGACGCAGCCATGACCTCCCATACATCACTGAATGCTACAACCTGATCGGTTCCAGGAGACCATATGTCGTCATAAAGTGCTGATAATTGTGGCTCAACCGCTCCAAAGAAATCCTTTTCCAAAGCACGTAGATCGAGGGCTTGACAAAGGACATACAATTGTGCCGAGCACATCATAGTCACAATATCAACTGACTCTGATGCATACCGAGCTGCGATTAAGGCCAGAGAGTTCACTGATTGATTGTTCATCTCAGCAACTTGCACATGACTGACCACGGAGTTGCTCAAGAAGGCTAGCTCAGAGAGGTAGGCCGTCATATTGATGTCGATGCCTTTGCAGGTAAACGAGAGACTGGGGTCGTCAAAGCAAAGGTTAGGTGGCAGTCCTTTATTCAGTGTTGGATTGATAATTTCTTGACATTGTGAAGAAAGAAGCCGGCCGAGCATGACCAGAGCagtcttgaccttctccatGGCCGATGTCACAGATGCCGCCTGGAAATTACCGCCGTGGTGGAAGCGATCGCCTCCCGCGTCTATCAGAGGATTGTCGGTGGACGAGTTGATCTCTGTGGTGAGCTGCTTGCTTGCAAGCAAAAGATCCTCGAGTAGAGGACCGATCCATTGAGGTGCAGTTCGTAGAGCATACCGATCTTGCACAAGTCCTTGCTGTTTGGCCTTGAACTCTTGACAAAGCCGGGACCCAGTTAGGAAAGACCGAATGTTATCGGCTACTTCACTTTGACCCGAATGTGGACGGCAATGCGAGATGAAGTCGTGATAGTCATCAATTGTTCCAAAAAGGGCTTCTGTTGCCATTGCCGTCAACAGTTGTGTGAGAACTGCGAGATTATTGGTGTCATACAGCGCCAAGGAAGCTGCAGCAGCGCTCGGTGCGGTTCCGTTCATTACCCCAAGGGCTTCCTTGGCCCTCAGGGTAATTGGCAAGATGTTCTCCAACCGTAGTGCATCCGCAGCTGGCATCACCTTACCCAGCCTGTCATTGCTATCGGGTTTGACCCACACGAATACGTCCGGATTTCCTTCAAGCAGTCCCCCAACATATGCAAGGGGTGAAAGATCACCAGATGCGGATATGCTACCCCTGAGAGGAATGATAGGTGTGATATTGGCATTGAGTGCGTGAGTGAGGAGTTCGATTACCTGCATTCTCACAGCTGAGTGTCCTCGAAGGAGTGAATTGCTGCGTAGAAGGATCGCACCTCGTGTCAGATCACGGGGCAGAGCGTAGGCTCGATCATAATCCTCTGGAAGTCCTGGCAAAATTCCAGCTTGATGGTGCTGTAAAAATCCTCTCTGGAGGTCTTCATGCATCTTGGTTCGTGTACTAGCGTTTCCACCACATCCGGTATTGACACCTACCAATATCGGAAATTAGGGGAGTTGATTCAATTCAGTATGATCACTCACACGTACCATAAATATCTTCCCCATTATTCAAATGCAGCTCCAATGTGTCAATCCCATCTTGAATGCGTTTTGTAATTCTTTCCGATTTTGACGGGATAGTGTGCACCATGAATCTAGAATTACGATATCAATATTTGAGCGCATTGGATGAGCTCGACGCTTTGTGTGACAACACACCTAGCCACAGCAACAACATGTGCCAATCCAAGTGAGTCATTATCGCCAGTGAGAACGATAAAGTCGCtgttctttgctttttcaaGTGTTGCCCAGGCTCGTCGGGTCTCTGCTAAGTGTGTTGACATCGTGCTTAGTCTTGCGGTCAAGTCGATGACGATGGGTATGTTTGCCGAGGGTAAAAGTCTCCGGTTCAGTAAGATTCGAGTGGAAGTAAAATCCCATGTACGCCCGTCGAAGCGAAGGCTAAACAAGGCCCTTCTTATGCAGCTTCCAACATTCCTACTGACAATTTCATCTTTAAACCCTCATTCTTTGATCAACGCCATCGTGATCATATGACCATTGCCAGCTTAATCACTCATAATAAAGCGGGACTTTGGCTTGTAGCCTATGATGCACATTTCTCTTATCTTACCACATGTAGAAGCTTTGCATTCTACGATGCACCCCTAGATTATGTGGCGGTAGGATGATGTAATTTCCATCTATATCAAGAAAGCATTTTTGTGCGTAGTTTATATATGGCTCTTAGAGACATATTTCCCGGCATCAAAGAATTCTATACAGACGAAAATACTACACATTGGGATGGCTTCCGAGATACGgaatgttgatgttgtgaTCGTTGGTGCTGGTCCGTCAGGGTATGTTGACCGCTATATTCAATGACGACTGTGTAAAGGCCTTTCTAACTGAGCTTTGCCAATCTTAGACTCATGGCTGGTGCCTGGATGGCACAGACAGGAAACACCGCAATAAttcttgaaaaagaagcatcAAGGACGCAGTATGGTCATGCAGATGGGATCGAGAGCCGAACATTCGAAATACTTGATAGCTTCGGGATGGGAGAGGAGATCTGGAACAAAGCAAACCGAACAATTGACTTGTCTATTTGGGTGAGTAGAGCAGAAGTCTTGTGTTCTTTGTGACGAACTCACTTCGGAGAATATGCTTCCATTATCTAAATCTGAATCAAATCTCCTTACTGATTGCTTaagaatgatgatgaacaTGGGGAAATCACTCGCAGTACTGTGAGAGAGAATTGCAATCCCGCACTGTCCCGTTTTCAAGAAGCCACACTGGGACAAGGTCAAATCGAGCAGACTTTCCTCGACTTCATTGACGCCTCCCACCTTGTTGCGGTCAAATGGAATACAGGTCCAATTGATTTAACAGTCTGTGAGGAATCGGATTATCCTGTTCGTGTTGTAGTCGCAACACGGGTGCCCGGTGCCCAGGTACAGAGCAAATTTACTATGAAATCATTTGCATTCACCTGTCCGCGCAGTTTGAGGTCTTCTTTTCTAACATATGCATAAGCAGTGTGAAGAGATCGTGCATAGCACTATCCGCGCAAAATTTGTCATCGGATGCGACGGGGCACACAGCTGGGTTCGGAAAACCCTCGGTCTTGGTCTGGATGGCGATCAGATGAACGAAAATTGGGGCGTTTTTGACTCCATTCCTCTCACAACCTTCCGTAAGATACATCCCCTTACATTTTAATATCTTTGCCGGATACTGACTAGGAGAATGCTCCAGCGGATATTCGCAGACGTTGCATCGTTAAATCAGCGGCCGGCCATCTGATGATTATCCCGCGAGAAGGAAGGCTGGTGAGGTTCTATGTGCAACTTCCACCTGGTACGGAACAGCGTTTCAAGGCAAAAAATGATGCTTCCGAGTTTGTGAATGTGGTCAAGAAGGCTCTGAGGCCTTACAAGTTTGATGCTTCGAGTATCGAGTGGTCAACTGTCTATTCTGTAAGTAAGATTGGCGATGTACCGAGTAATCGGCAACCATTTAGACCTTGCTGACTTCACCTCGCATGGCAGGTTGGACAGAGACTCTGTACTACCTATTCGTTGTATAACCGAGTCTTTCTTGCCGGTGATGCACTACATACTCACTCACCAAAGGCAGGGCAGGGTATGAATGTCAGCATTCAAGACACATATAACCTTGGCTGGAAGCTTGCCTATGTCATCAAGGGGAAAGCAAAAGCAAGTATTCTACGCACTTATCAGGGAGAACGTCTTCCAATAGCAAAAcgtcttcttgattttgataAGAGAATGGTGGAAGGAATCAGGGAAAAGGCCCATGCCTCGTGCACGAAGTGCTCCCTTCCAGCGAACGGTACATTTGAAGATACTCTTCGGGAGGAGAATACATCTGCCTCAGGGCTTACGGTCTGCTACAAGCCTAGCTGCCTGATAACCAAAGCATGGAAGTCAAGGAACTGCTCACAAGGCATTCCATTGCTTCCTTATAGCAGGACCAAGCTCGCAACGAATATCGTCGTTGGTGCTAGATTCCCTAACGCGCAGGTTCTGTTCCAATGCGACTCTAGGCCCTGCAATCTCCAGCAGGTTCTCCGAAGCACCGGAGAATGGCATATGATTGTTTTTGGCGGTGATCTCTTAGGCGGATCTCAGATGAGACGAGTACAACGACTCGGTTTGAGATTGAGCCAGGACATGTTTTGGTCCAAGAGAGTCAATCTAAATTGTGATGATCGAGTTGGACACATTGGAGCTTATCTTGTCCACTGTGCACCCAGGAAGTCAGTTGATATGATGGAGCTACCTGAGATCTTCCGACCATTTGATCAAGTAACAGGGTTTGATTACTGGAAAGTGTTCGCTGATAACAACTCTTGCAGTGAAAACTGTGGGGGTGCTTACCAAGCGTATGGGATCGGTACAGAGGGATGCTTGGTGCTAGTACGTCCTGATCAGCATGTGGCTTTCGTCGGGGCCTTGGATGATTTATCGGCTATGGAGCTGTTTTTACAGAACTTTATGCTTTAAGCTTTTCTGAATCGCTCTCATTTTCCCAAATTTGACTCTTACATAAGGGAATATATTTCTATCCAGACGGGTAAAAGCTAATCTAGCTTGCAAAGCTGGCAAATGCCTATAACAAGATCCTAATCTTTCCAATCGATTGAATCTACTGCCTTTAAATGGAATAGTTCACTGCTATGTGGTACACGACCAGAAGAAGGATACCAGACCGCCTCTTATGTTGACTGCAGTTTGAGTCCAGCAGGGCTCGAACCAAGTATTTCCGTAAGACTTCCGCATTTGCATGTATGTCGAAGCTACAGTAGCTCTACCATCTCATTCCACAGGGGGGCTGTCTACGTGTATGGAATCTCCATCACCAGCGTAATGCTTTGAAAAGGAATCCCGATCAACATGTCGTGTCATTACCTAGTGGAATGAAAGGATTCATCTACTTGGGGCGTCCGAGGCTTCCGATCAACAGAGCAAATCCAGGAAATCCAATGATCCATCCCGTGCACAAGTTATCAGTACCAGATCATCTCACTCCTGAAATTTCATCTTGCCTAGAGGTAGACCCTTTTTGCAGAATCGACCGTTTGACTTTTCCAGATTTCAAATCATTGAGCAGAGCACATGAAAGCCAAGACACAGTTGCAAATGGATGTCCCCTCACCTTCTGTCACTAGAAAGCTCCGACTGGCTCAATTATTATGCCGAGTGGCCATTTACATACTCCCGACCATCTCATCAATGTGTTGGTCCTAACTCTTCAACTAAAAATCCTTCGCCGTCGCACTGACACTTGACAGCTGGTCACTGCCATTGCTTGATTGGCGGAGGCGCTAAAAAGTGTCATTCCGCAGATTTGATTGGCTCGGACCACGCCACCTCCAGGCCGAGTTAGGTTTAGTGCGGCATCCCAAAGTAGGTATGTCGTGCAGATGATTCCAGATCGATTATCTTGGGCGAGGATTTTGGGCCCTGGGGGGATATAAATGGATGTCTTGGGGGACATTTGGGCAAATCTGGAGTGATTCCGAGAGGTATTTGAGGACTTTCAGTGTTTCGGTCACGGTATGGGTTAAAGCCTTCTTATTTGATTTTGTACCTATTGATGCACAGTGACGGGCTAATATGAACATCGGTGAAGCATAAACGATTCTCTCGCTGGAAGATGGCCGCTTTGACGGGATCGCATCCTCTTTCACACAACAAAACAACAAATATGTCACCGAGTTCAACAGTCCTTGACAATGGTGCTCAAAGCCCAAATCTCAGCGACCTCGAGAAGCAAAGAGACCAAGATGAATCAAACTCTTCATCGCAAAGCTCCGCCCTCAAAGGCCTCGGTTGGCTGGACAGATTCTTGGCCCTCTGGATCTTTCTCGCGATGGCAATTGGGATTATCCTCGGCAACTTTGTGGAACAGACGGGCCCAGCGCTACAGAAGGGAAAGTTTGTAGAGGTGTCGATTCCAATTGGTGAGTGTCCCATTCTTGTTGTGGCTCTTGCGCAAGAAAAGAGGCTGACGGATTCCGTTGCTTTTGATTTGCGGTAGCAATTGGATTGCTTGTGATGATGTACCCCATTCTTTGCAAGGTTCGATTTGAATCGTTGCATCATGTCttcagagagagggaaatcTGGGTCCAAATTGGGTTCAGTGTACTCGTGAATTGGATTATTGCGCCGTTCCTGATGGTAAGACATCACGCAGACAATGTTGCTTTTTGTTCTCAGAAAAGTCAGAAAAAGAGCAGACATGCTGACAAAATGTCCACCAGCTTGGTCTAGCATGGGCCTTCCTACCGGATGAGCCTGAACTGCGAGAAGGCTTGATCCTCGTCGGACTAGCCAGGTGCATTGCAATGGTACACAGCCTTTTGCCCCGTTcctccaatctcttcatATACTCCTCCACACTCCCATTTCATGCACAGAAGAATGACTCGGTAAACCGCTTCTCAACATGCTAACATTCCCATCTCTCGACACACAGGTCCTCGTCTGGACTAACCTCGCAGGAGGCGACAACGAATACTGCgccatcctcgtcgccataAACTCCCTCCTCCAAATCGTCCTCTTCGCCCCCCTAGCAGTCCTCTTCATCAGCATCATCGGTGACCCCCCCACCACTCGAGACGTGACCTTCTCCTATTCCACCGCCGCAAAAAGCGTCGCCGTCTTCCTGGGCATTCCCCTCGGCGCCGCCCTCCTCACTCGCATCGTCCTTCGGAAACTGACCAGTCCCCGCT
This genomic window from Penicillium oxalicum strain HP7-1 chromosome III, whole genome shotgun sequence contains:
- a CDS encoding Phenylalanine aminomutase (L-beta-phenylalanine forming), translated to MSTHLAETRRAWATLEKAKNSDFIVLTGDNDSLGLAHVVAVARFMVHTIPSKSERITKRIQDGIDTLELHLNNGEDIYGVNTGCGGNASTRTKMHEDLQRGFLQHHQAGILPGLPEDYDRAYALPRDLTRGAILLRSNSLLRGHSAVRMQVIELLTHALNANITPIIPLRGSISASGDLSPLAYVGGLLEGNPDVFVWVKPDSNDRLGKVMPAADALRLENILPITLRAKEALGVMNGTAPSAAAASLALYDTNNLAVLTQLLTAMATEALFGTIDDYHDFISHCRPHSGQSEVADNIRSFLTGSRLCQEFKAKQQGLVQDRYALRTAPQWIGPLLEDLLLASKQLTTEINSSTDNPLIDAGGDRFHHGGNFQAASVTSAMEKVKTALVMLGRLLSSQCQEIINPTLNKGLPPNLCFDDPSLSFTCKGIDINMTAYLSELAFLSNSVVSHVQVAEMNNQSVNSLALIAARYASESVDIVTMMCSAQLYVLCQALDLRALEKDFFGAVEPQLSALYDDIWSPGTDQVVAFSDVWEVMAASWHRNTQVAPKIRYEEVAKDITHFIFDHLSMTTLATSFSSAILKWRTTTVSILSQVDRKTRSHFLDRQSTPKYLAAMTKEIYNWVRQTLQVPLHQGLVDHPGFARDGKDDPVKKTIGTNITKIYTAIRNGEAVDLLHNAMQTLS
- a CDS encoding Arsenical-resistance protein Acr3, with product MSPSSTVLDNGAQSPNLSDLEKQRDQDESNSSSQSSALKGLGWLDRFLALWIFLAMAIGIILGNFVEQTGPALQKGKFVEVSIPIAIGLLVMMYPILCKVRFESLHHVFREREIWVQIGFSVLVNWIIAPFLMLGLAWAFLPDEPELREGLILVGLARCIAMVLVWTNLAGGDNEYCAILVAINSLLQIVLFAPLAVLFISIIGDPPTTRDVTFSYSTAAKSVAVFLGIPLGAALLTRIVLRKLTSPRWYDQVFVKFISPLSLIGLLFTILVLFASQGRQVVHQIVSVVRVAAPLIVYFCVIFFATLYVAWKFGFGYKLAATQSFTAASNNFELAIAVAVATFGADSNQALASTVGPLIEVPVLLGLVWVAKMIGRRMDWTP